The region TGGTTGCGCACACGGCTTCTGCTGGCCGCCTTGCTCGGTGCGGTCGCTGGGCCGTTGTCGTTCCGGGCCGGCGCGTCGCTCGGCGCGGTGCATTTTGATCAGCCGTTGGCGGCGTGGATCGCGCTTGGACTCGGCTGGGCGGTGCTGCTGCCCGGGCTATTGCGTCTCGCGCGACATTGGGACGGCGTGCACGATTCGCCACGCGCTCGCTAACGTCGCCCCGCGAAACCAATCGGCACACACCGGCACACGCCGGCACACTCCGGCGTCCATCGGCGCTGCGGAACGCCCCTTGCTGACAGGTCTTCTCATCGACCCGGCACGGAGGCCTTGCGCATGAAACCCTATATCGTCGCTCACATGATGTCCTCGCTCGATGGCCGCAGCCTCACCGACGGCTGGCATCTCGACTTCGCGTCGGACCTGTACGAAGACACGGCGGCCAGCTTCGAAGCCGACGGCTGGATCTGCGGCCGCGTGACCATGCAGGAGATTTCGCACGGTACCGACTATCCGCGTGGGCTCGCGAAGGGCACGGTGCCGCGCACCGATCATTTCGTCGAGCGGCACGCGGATCAGTACGCGATCTCGATCGATCCGCAAGGACGTGTGGCGTGGAAAAGCAATACGGCGCTGAAATCGCACGTGGTCGAAGTGCTCACCGGGCAGGTGGCCGACGATTACCTCGCGTACCTGCAATCGATCGGCGTGTCGTACGTGTTCGGCGGTGAACGCGACATCGATCTCGGCAAGGTCGTGCAGACGCTCGCGCACGAACTGGGGGTGAAAAAACTGATCGTGGAGGGCGGCTCGCACGTGAGCGGCGCGTTCGTGAATGCGGGACTCGTCGACGAAGTGAGCGTGTTGATCCTGCCGCTCGTGGATGGACGCAGCGAGCATCCGTCTTCATTCGAAGTCGCGATGGAGAAGTGGCAGGCGCCGGCGTATCTGAAGCTCGCATCGGTGGAGAAGACGCAGCATG is a window of Paraburkholderia sp. D15 DNA encoding:
- a CDS encoding dihydrofolate reductase family protein — protein: MKPYIVAHMMSSLDGRSLTDGWHLDFASDLYEDTAASFEADGWICGRVTMQEISHGTDYPRGLAKGTVPRTDHFVERHADQYAISIDPQGRVAWKSNTALKSHVVEVLTGQVADDYLAYLQSIGVSYVFGGERDIDLGKVVQTLAHELGVKKLIVEGGSHVSGAFVNAGLVDEVSVLILPLVDGRSEHPSSFEVAMEKWQAPAYLKLASVEKTQHDGVWLRYTKSVKV